A single region of the Mustela lutreola isolate mMusLut2 chromosome 2, mMusLut2.pri, whole genome shotgun sequence genome encodes:
- the TNK2 gene encoding activated CDC42 kinase 1 isoform X15, with translation MCKRKSWMSKSTFRKTSPTPGGPAGEGPLQSLTCLIGEKDLHLFEKLGDGSFGVVRRGEWDAPSGKTVSVAVKCLKPDVLSQPEAMDDFIREVNAMHSLDHRNLIRLYGVVLTPPMKMVTELAPLGSLLDRLRKHQGHFLLGTLSRYAVQVAEGMGYLESKRFIHRDLAARNLLLAARDLVKIGDFGLMRALPQNDDHYVMQEHRKVPFAWCAPESLKTRTFSHASDTWMFGVTLWEMFTYGQEPWIGLNGSQILHKIDKEGERLPRPEDCPQDIYNVMVQCWAHKPEDRPTFVALRDFLLEAQPTDMRALQDFEEPDKLHIQMNDVITVIEGRAENYWWRGQNTRTLCVGPFPRNVVTSVAGLSAQDISQPLQNSFIHTGHGDSDPRHCWGFPDKIDELYLGNPMDPPDLLSVELSTSRPTQHLGRVKRQPPPRPPQPAIFAQSKWGCSRCLGPCPRPLSPLIPPLLLEEPTYDPVSEDQDPLSSDFKRLGLRKPALTRGLWLAKPSARVPGTKAARGSGGEVTLIDFGEEPVVPAPRPCAPSLAQLAMDACSLLDKTPPQSPTRALPRPLHPTPVVDWDARPLPPPPAYDDVAQDEDDFEVCSINSTLVGAGVCAGPSQGETNYAFVPEQAPLLPPLEDNLFLPPQAGVKPPSSAQTAQIFQALQQECMRQLQVPAASLGPSPGPAPVGEDKPQVPPRVPIPPRPTRPRGELSPAPSGEEELGRWPGPASPPRVPPREPLSPQGSRTPSPLVPPGSSPLPARLSSSPGKTMPTTQSFASDPKYATPQVIQAPGPRAGPCILPIVRDGKKVSSTHYYLLPERPPYLERYQRFLREAQSPEEPAPLPVPLLLPPPSTPAPAAPTATVRPMPQAAPDPKANFSTNNSNPGARPPALRATARLPQRGCPGDGPEAGRPADKIQMLQAMVHGVTTEECQAALQSHSWSVQRAAQYLKVEQLFGLGLRPRSECHKVLEMCDWSLEQAGCRLLGSCGPAHHKR, from the exons ATGTGCAAACGCAAGTCTTGGATGAGCAAG AGCACCTTCCGGAAGACCTCACCCACACCAGGGGGCCCAGCAGGGGAGGGGCCCCTGCAGAGCCTCACCTGCCTCATTGGGGAGAAGGACCTGCATCTCTTCGAGAAGCTGGGAGATGGTTCCTTTGGCGTGGTGCGCAGGGGCGAGTGGGATGCCCCCTCGGGGAAGACG GTGAGTGTGGCTGTGAAGTGCCTGAAGCCTGACGTGCTGAGCCAGCCCGAAGCCATGGACGACTTCATCCGAGAGGTTAACGCCATGCACTCACTGGACCATCGCAACCTCATTCGCCTCTATGGCGTGGTGCTCACGCCACCCATGAAGATG GTGACAGAGCTGGCGCCGCTCGGATCGCTGTTGGACCGGCTACGCAAGCACCAGGGCCACTTCCTCCTGGGCACTCTGAGCCGCTATGCTGTGCAGGTGGCCGAGGGCATGGGCTACCTGGAGTCTAAACGCTTCATTCACCGAGACCTGGCTGCCCGGAACCTGCTATTGGCTGCCCGTGACCTGGTCAAGATTGGGGACTTCGGGCTGATGCGTGCGCTGCCCCAGAATGACGACCACTACGTCATGCAGGAGCATCGCAAGGTGCCCTTTGCCTG GTGTGCTCCTGAGAGCCTGAAGACACGTACCTTCTCCCATGCCAGTGATACCTGGATGTTTGGGGTCACACTGTGGGAGATGTTCACTTATGGCCAGGAGCCCTGGATTGGTCTCAACGGCAGTCAG ATTCTGCATAAGATTGACAAAGAGGGGGAGCGTCTGCCACGGCCTGAGGACTGCCCCCAGGATATCTACAATGTCATGGTTCAGTGCTGGGCCCACAAGCCAGAAGACAGACCCACCTTTGTGGCCCTGCGGGACTTCCTGCTGGAG gcccagcccacAGACATGCGGGCCCTCCAGGACTTTGAGGAACCAGACAAGCTACACATCCAGATGAACGATGTCATCACCGTCATTGAGGGAAG GGCTGAGAATTACTGGTGGCGTGGGCAGAACACACGGACGCTCTGTGTAGGGCCCTTCCCGCGCAATGTGGTGACTTCCGTGGCTGGCCTATCGGCCCAGGACATCAGTCAACCCCTGCAGAATAGCTTCATCCACACAGGACATGGCGACAGCGACCCCCGCCACTGCTGGGGCTTCCCCGACAAGATCGACGA ACTATACCTGGGAAACCCCATGGACCCTCCTgacctgctgagtgtggaactgAGCACCTCCCGACCCACCCAACATCTAGGAAGGGTGAAAA GGCAGCCTCCGCCTCGCCCACCTCAGCCTGCCATCTTCGCTCAGAGTAAGTGGGGCTGCTCTCGGTGCCTTGGCCCCTGCCCCcgtcccctctctcctctcattcctcctctccttctggaag AGCCAACCTACGACCCCGTGAGTGAGGATCAGGACCCCCTGTCCAGCGACTTCAAGAGGCTGGGCCTTCGGAAACCAGCCCTGACCCGTGGGCTGTGGCTCGCAAAGCCCTCGGCTCGGGTACCGGGCACCAAGGCGGCTCGAGGCAGCGGGGGTGAGGTCACACTCATTGACTTTGGTGAGGAGCCTGTCGTGCCTGCCCCGCGGCCCTGCGCACCCTCACTGGCGCAGCTGGCCATGGACGCCTGCTCCTTGCTGGACAAGACCCCGccacagagccccacacgggcCCTGCCCCGGCCGCTGCACCCCACACCCGTGGTGGACTGGGATGCGCGCCCgctgcccccacctcccgcctACGACGATGTGGCCCAGGATGAGGATGACTTTGAGGTCTGCTCCATCAACAGCACCCTTGTGGGTGCAGGGGTCTGTGCAGGGCCCAGCCAAGGGGAGACCAACTACGCCTTTGTGCCTGAGCAGgcacctctgctccctcccctggAGGACAATCTGTTCCTCCCGCCCCAGGCAGGGGTCAAGCCGCCCAGCTCTGCCCAGACCGCACAGATCTTCCAGGCGCTGCAGCAGGAGTGCATGCGGCAGCTGCAGGTCCCGGCGGCCTCCCTGGGCCCTTCTCCTGGCCCAGCCCCAGTGGGTGAGGACaagccccaggtgcccccccgcGTGCCCATACCCCCAAGGCCCACTCGCCCACGGGGCGAGCTGTCTCCGGCCCCCTCGGGTGAGGAGGAGCTAGGGCGGTGGCCCggacctgcctcccctccccgggTGCCTCCCCGGGAACCCCTGTCCCCTCAAGGCTCGAGGACCCCTAGCCCACTGGTACCACCTGGAAGCTCCCCGCTGCCAGCCCGGCTCTCCAGCTCACCGGGGAAGACCATGCCCACCACCCAGAGCTTCGCCTCCGACCCCAAGTATGCCACACCCCAAGTGATCCAGGCGCCTGGCCCACGGGCGGGCCCCTGCATTCTCCCCATTGTCCGCGATGGCAAGAAGGTCAGCAGCACCCACTACTACCTGCTGCCGGAGCGCCCACCCTACCTAGAACGCTATCAACGCTTCCTGCGGGAGGCCCAGAGCCCTGAAGAGCCGGcccctctgcctgtgcctctgctgctgcccccgCCCAGCACCCCAGCCCCTGCCGCCCCCACGGCCACTGTTCGACCAATGCCCCAGGCCGccccagaccccaaggccaacttCTCCACCAACAACAGTAACCCAGGGGCCCGGCCACCAGCCCTGAGGGCCACGGCTCGGCTGCCACAGAGGGGCTGCCCTGGGGATGGGCCAGAGGCTGGACGGCCGGCAGACAAGATCCAGATG CTGCAGGCCATGGTGCATGGGGTGACCACAGAGGAGTGCCAGGCGGCCCTGCAGAGCCACAGCTGGAGCGTGCAGCGGGCTGCCCAGTATCTGAAG GTGGAGCAGCTCTTTGGGTTGGGTCTGCGGCCGCGGAGTGAGTGCCACAAAGTGCTGGAGATGTGCGACTGGAGCCTGGAGCAGGCCGGCTGCCGCCTTCTGGGCTCCTGCGGCCCTGCCCACCACAA GCGCTGA
- the TNK2 gene encoding activated CDC42 kinase 1 isoform X14 yields MCKRKSWMSKVFSGKRLEAEFPPHHSQSTFRKTSPTPGGPAGEGPLQSLTCLIGEKDLHLFEKLGDGSFGVVRRGEWDAPSGKTVSVAVKCLKPDVLSQPEAMDDFIREVNAMHSLDHRNLIRLYGVVLTPPMKMVTELAPLGSLLDRLRKHQGHFLLGTLSRYAVQVAEGMGYLESKRFIHRDLAARNLLLAARDLVKIGDFGLMRALPQNDDHYVMQEHRKVPFAWCAPESLKTRTFSHASDTWMFGVTLWEMFTYGQEPWIGLNGSQILHKIDKEGERLPRPEDCPQDIYNVMVQCWAHKPEDRPTFVALRDFLLEAQPTDMRALQDFEEPDKLHIQMNDVITVIEGRAENYWWRGQNTRTLCVGPFPRNVVTSVAGLSAQDISQPLQNSFIHTGHGDSDPRHCWGFPDKIDELYLGNPMDPPDLLSVELSTSRPTQHLGRVKRQPPPRPPQPAIFAQSKWGCSRCLGPCPRPLSPLIPPLLLEEPTYDPVSEDQDPLSSDFKRLGLRKPALTRGLWLAKPSARVPGTKAARGSGGEVTLIDFGEEPVVPAPRPCAPSLAQLAMDACSLLDKTPPQSPTRALPRPLHPTPVVDWDARPLPPPPAYDDVAQDEDDFEVCSINSTLVGAGVCAGPSQGETNYAFVPEQAPLLPPLEDNLFLPPQAGVKPPSSAQTAQIFQALQQECMRQLQVPAASLGPSPGPAPVGEDKPQVPPRVPIPPRPTRPRGELSPAPSGEEELGRWPGPASPPRVPPREPLSPQGSRTPSPLVPPGSSPLPARLSSSPGKTMPTTQSFASDPKYATPQVIQAPGPRAGPCILPIVRDGKKVSSTHYYLLPERPPYLERYQRFLREAQSPEEPAPLPVPLLLPPPSTPAPAAPTATVRPMPQAAPDPKANFSTNNSNPGARPPALRATARLPQRGCPGDGPEAGRPADKIQMLQAMVHGVTTEECQAALQSHSWSVQRAAQYLKVEQLFGLGLRPRSECHKVLEMCDWSLEQAGCRLLGSCGPAHHKR; encoded by the exons ATGTGCAAACGCAAGTCTTGGATGAGCAAG GTGTTCAGTGGAAAGCGACTGGAGGCTGAGTTCCCTCCTCATCACTCTCAGAGCACCTTCCGGAAGACCTCACCCACACCAGGGGGCCCAGCAGGGGAGGGGCCCCTGCAGAGCCTCACCTGCCTCATTGGGGAGAAGGACCTGCATCTCTTCGAGAAGCTGGGAGATGGTTCCTTTGGCGTGGTGCGCAGGGGCGAGTGGGATGCCCCCTCGGGGAAGACG GTGAGTGTGGCTGTGAAGTGCCTGAAGCCTGACGTGCTGAGCCAGCCCGAAGCCATGGACGACTTCATCCGAGAGGTTAACGCCATGCACTCACTGGACCATCGCAACCTCATTCGCCTCTATGGCGTGGTGCTCACGCCACCCATGAAGATG GTGACAGAGCTGGCGCCGCTCGGATCGCTGTTGGACCGGCTACGCAAGCACCAGGGCCACTTCCTCCTGGGCACTCTGAGCCGCTATGCTGTGCAGGTGGCCGAGGGCATGGGCTACCTGGAGTCTAAACGCTTCATTCACCGAGACCTGGCTGCCCGGAACCTGCTATTGGCTGCCCGTGACCTGGTCAAGATTGGGGACTTCGGGCTGATGCGTGCGCTGCCCCAGAATGACGACCACTACGTCATGCAGGAGCATCGCAAGGTGCCCTTTGCCTG GTGTGCTCCTGAGAGCCTGAAGACACGTACCTTCTCCCATGCCAGTGATACCTGGATGTTTGGGGTCACACTGTGGGAGATGTTCACTTATGGCCAGGAGCCCTGGATTGGTCTCAACGGCAGTCAG ATTCTGCATAAGATTGACAAAGAGGGGGAGCGTCTGCCACGGCCTGAGGACTGCCCCCAGGATATCTACAATGTCATGGTTCAGTGCTGGGCCCACAAGCCAGAAGACAGACCCACCTTTGTGGCCCTGCGGGACTTCCTGCTGGAG gcccagcccacAGACATGCGGGCCCTCCAGGACTTTGAGGAACCAGACAAGCTACACATCCAGATGAACGATGTCATCACCGTCATTGAGGGAAG GGCTGAGAATTACTGGTGGCGTGGGCAGAACACACGGACGCTCTGTGTAGGGCCCTTCCCGCGCAATGTGGTGACTTCCGTGGCTGGCCTATCGGCCCAGGACATCAGTCAACCCCTGCAGAATAGCTTCATCCACACAGGACATGGCGACAGCGACCCCCGCCACTGCTGGGGCTTCCCCGACAAGATCGACGA ACTATACCTGGGAAACCCCATGGACCCTCCTgacctgctgagtgtggaactgAGCACCTCCCGACCCACCCAACATCTAGGAAGGGTGAAAA GGCAGCCTCCGCCTCGCCCACCTCAGCCTGCCATCTTCGCTCAGAGTAAGTGGGGCTGCTCTCGGTGCCTTGGCCCCTGCCCCcgtcccctctctcctctcattcctcctctccttctggaag AGCCAACCTACGACCCCGTGAGTGAGGATCAGGACCCCCTGTCCAGCGACTTCAAGAGGCTGGGCCTTCGGAAACCAGCCCTGACCCGTGGGCTGTGGCTCGCAAAGCCCTCGGCTCGGGTACCGGGCACCAAGGCGGCTCGAGGCAGCGGGGGTGAGGTCACACTCATTGACTTTGGTGAGGAGCCTGTCGTGCCTGCCCCGCGGCCCTGCGCACCCTCACTGGCGCAGCTGGCCATGGACGCCTGCTCCTTGCTGGACAAGACCCCGccacagagccccacacgggcCCTGCCCCGGCCGCTGCACCCCACACCCGTGGTGGACTGGGATGCGCGCCCgctgcccccacctcccgcctACGACGATGTGGCCCAGGATGAGGATGACTTTGAGGTCTGCTCCATCAACAGCACCCTTGTGGGTGCAGGGGTCTGTGCAGGGCCCAGCCAAGGGGAGACCAACTACGCCTTTGTGCCTGAGCAGgcacctctgctccctcccctggAGGACAATCTGTTCCTCCCGCCCCAGGCAGGGGTCAAGCCGCCCAGCTCTGCCCAGACCGCACAGATCTTCCAGGCGCTGCAGCAGGAGTGCATGCGGCAGCTGCAGGTCCCGGCGGCCTCCCTGGGCCCTTCTCCTGGCCCAGCCCCAGTGGGTGAGGACaagccccaggtgcccccccgcGTGCCCATACCCCCAAGGCCCACTCGCCCACGGGGCGAGCTGTCTCCGGCCCCCTCGGGTGAGGAGGAGCTAGGGCGGTGGCCCggacctgcctcccctccccgggTGCCTCCCCGGGAACCCCTGTCCCCTCAAGGCTCGAGGACCCCTAGCCCACTGGTACCACCTGGAAGCTCCCCGCTGCCAGCCCGGCTCTCCAGCTCACCGGGGAAGACCATGCCCACCACCCAGAGCTTCGCCTCCGACCCCAAGTATGCCACACCCCAAGTGATCCAGGCGCCTGGCCCACGGGCGGGCCCCTGCATTCTCCCCATTGTCCGCGATGGCAAGAAGGTCAGCAGCACCCACTACTACCTGCTGCCGGAGCGCCCACCCTACCTAGAACGCTATCAACGCTTCCTGCGGGAGGCCCAGAGCCCTGAAGAGCCGGcccctctgcctgtgcctctgctgctgcccccgCCCAGCACCCCAGCCCCTGCCGCCCCCACGGCCACTGTTCGACCAATGCCCCAGGCCGccccagaccccaaggccaacttCTCCACCAACAACAGTAACCCAGGGGCCCGGCCACCAGCCCTGAGGGCCACGGCTCGGCTGCCACAGAGGGGCTGCCCTGGGGATGGGCCAGAGGCTGGACGGCCGGCAGACAAGATCCAGATG CTGCAGGCCATGGTGCATGGGGTGACCACAGAGGAGTGCCAGGCGGCCCTGCAGAGCCACAGCTGGAGCGTGCAGCGGGCTGCCCAGTATCTGAAG GTGGAGCAGCTCTTTGGGTTGGGTCTGCGGCCGCGGAGTGAGTGCCACAAAGTGCTGGAGATGTGCGACTGGAGCCTGGAGCAGGCCGGCTGCCGCCTTCTGGGCTCCTGCGGCCCTGCCCACCACAA GCGCTGA
- the TNK2 gene encoding activated CDC42 kinase 1 isoform X6, producing the protein MPAARRFPGLELSFPLLARLRRRLYTRLGSSSMQPEEGTGWLLELLSEVQLQQYFLRLRDDLNVTRLSHFEYVKNEDLEKIGMGRPGQRRLWEAVKRRKAMCKRKSWMSKVFSGKRLEAEFPPHHSQSTFRKTSPTPGGPAGEGPLQSLTCLIGEKDLHLFEKLGDGSFGVVRRGEWDAPSGKTVSVAVKCLKPDVLSQPEAMDDFIREVNAMHSLDHRNLIRLYGVVLTPPMKMVTELAPLGSLLDRLRKHQGHFLLGTLSRYAVQVAEGMGYLESKRFIHRDLAARNLLLAARDLVKIGDFGLMRALPQNDDHYVMQEHRKVPFAWCAPESLKTRTFSHASDTWMFGVTLWEMFTYGQEPWIGLNGSQILHKIDKEGERLPRPEDCPQDIYNVMVQCWAHKPEDRPTFVALRDFLLEAQPTDMRALQDFEEPDKLHIQMNDVITVIEGRAENYWWRGQNTRTLCVGPFPRNVVTSVAGLSAQDISQPLQNSFIHTGHGDSDPRHCWGFPDKIDELYLGNPMDPPDLLSVELSTSRPTQHLGRVKRQPPPRPPQPAIFAQSKWGCSRCLGPCPRPLSPLIPPLLLEEPTYDPVSEDQDPLSSDFKRLGLRKPALTRGLWLAKPSARVPGTKAARGSGGEVTLIDFGEEPVVPAPRPCAPSLAQLAMDACSLLDKTPPQSPTRALPRPLHPTPVVDWDARPLPPPPAYDDVAQDEDDFEVCSINSTLVGAGVCAGPSQGETNYAFVPEQAPLLPPLEDNLFLPPQAGVKPPSSAQTAQIFQALQQECMRQLQVPAASLGPSPGPAPVGEDKPQVPPRVPIPPRPTRPRGELSPAPSGEEELGRWPGPASPPRVPPREPLSPQGSRTPSPLVPPGSSPLPARLSSSPGKTMPTTQSFASDPKYATPQVIQAPGPRAGPCILPIVRDGKKVSSTHYYLLPERPPYLERYQRFLREAQSPEEPAPLPVPLLLPPPSTPAPAAPTATVRPMPQAAPDPKANFSTNNSNPGARPPALRATARLPQRGCPGDGPEAGRPADKIQMVEQLFGLGLRPRSECHKVLEMCDWSLEQAGCRLLGSCGPAHHKR; encoded by the exons AGGCTGGGGAGCAGCAGCATGCAGCCGGAGGAGGGCACGGGCTGGCTGCTGGAGCTGCTGTCCGAGGTGCAGCTGCAGCAGTACTTCCTGCGGCTCCGTGATGACCTCAACGTCACCCGCCTGTCCCACTTCGAGTATGTCAAGAATGAGGACCTGGAGAAGATCGGCATGGGCCGGCCCG GCCAGCGGCGGCTGTGGGAGGCTGTGAAGAGAAGAAAGGCCATGTGCAAACGCAAGTCTTGGATGAGCAAG GTGTTCAGTGGAAAGCGACTGGAGGCTGAGTTCCCTCCTCATCACTCTCAGAGCACCTTCCGGAAGACCTCACCCACACCAGGGGGCCCAGCAGGGGAGGGGCCCCTGCAGAGCCTCACCTGCCTCATTGGGGAGAAGGACCTGCATCTCTTCGAGAAGCTGGGAGATGGTTCCTTTGGCGTGGTGCGCAGGGGCGAGTGGGATGCCCCCTCGGGGAAGACG GTGAGTGTGGCTGTGAAGTGCCTGAAGCCTGACGTGCTGAGCCAGCCCGAAGCCATGGACGACTTCATCCGAGAGGTTAACGCCATGCACTCACTGGACCATCGCAACCTCATTCGCCTCTATGGCGTGGTGCTCACGCCACCCATGAAGATG GTGACAGAGCTGGCGCCGCTCGGATCGCTGTTGGACCGGCTACGCAAGCACCAGGGCCACTTCCTCCTGGGCACTCTGAGCCGCTATGCTGTGCAGGTGGCCGAGGGCATGGGCTACCTGGAGTCTAAACGCTTCATTCACCGAGACCTGGCTGCCCGGAACCTGCTATTGGCTGCCCGTGACCTGGTCAAGATTGGGGACTTCGGGCTGATGCGTGCGCTGCCCCAGAATGACGACCACTACGTCATGCAGGAGCATCGCAAGGTGCCCTTTGCCTG GTGTGCTCCTGAGAGCCTGAAGACACGTACCTTCTCCCATGCCAGTGATACCTGGATGTTTGGGGTCACACTGTGGGAGATGTTCACTTATGGCCAGGAGCCCTGGATTGGTCTCAACGGCAGTCAG ATTCTGCATAAGATTGACAAAGAGGGGGAGCGTCTGCCACGGCCTGAGGACTGCCCCCAGGATATCTACAATGTCATGGTTCAGTGCTGGGCCCACAAGCCAGAAGACAGACCCACCTTTGTGGCCCTGCGGGACTTCCTGCTGGAG gcccagcccacAGACATGCGGGCCCTCCAGGACTTTGAGGAACCAGACAAGCTACACATCCAGATGAACGATGTCATCACCGTCATTGAGGGAAG GGCTGAGAATTACTGGTGGCGTGGGCAGAACACACGGACGCTCTGTGTAGGGCCCTTCCCGCGCAATGTGGTGACTTCCGTGGCTGGCCTATCGGCCCAGGACATCAGTCAACCCCTGCAGAATAGCTTCATCCACACAGGACATGGCGACAGCGACCCCCGCCACTGCTGGGGCTTCCCCGACAAGATCGACGA ACTATACCTGGGAAACCCCATGGACCCTCCTgacctgctgagtgtggaactgAGCACCTCCCGACCCACCCAACATCTAGGAAGGGTGAAAA GGCAGCCTCCGCCTCGCCCACCTCAGCCTGCCATCTTCGCTCAGAGTAAGTGGGGCTGCTCTCGGTGCCTTGGCCCCTGCCCCcgtcccctctctcctctcattcctcctctccttctggaag AGCCAACCTACGACCCCGTGAGTGAGGATCAGGACCCCCTGTCCAGCGACTTCAAGAGGCTGGGCCTTCGGAAACCAGCCCTGACCCGTGGGCTGTGGCTCGCAAAGCCCTCGGCTCGGGTACCGGGCACCAAGGCGGCTCGAGGCAGCGGGGGTGAGGTCACACTCATTGACTTTGGTGAGGAGCCTGTCGTGCCTGCCCCGCGGCCCTGCGCACCCTCACTGGCGCAGCTGGCCATGGACGCCTGCTCCTTGCTGGACAAGACCCCGccacagagccccacacgggcCCTGCCCCGGCCGCTGCACCCCACACCCGTGGTGGACTGGGATGCGCGCCCgctgcccccacctcccgcctACGACGATGTGGCCCAGGATGAGGATGACTTTGAGGTCTGCTCCATCAACAGCACCCTTGTGGGTGCAGGGGTCTGTGCAGGGCCCAGCCAAGGGGAGACCAACTACGCCTTTGTGCCTGAGCAGgcacctctgctccctcccctggAGGACAATCTGTTCCTCCCGCCCCAGGCAGGGGTCAAGCCGCCCAGCTCTGCCCAGACCGCACAGATCTTCCAGGCGCTGCAGCAGGAGTGCATGCGGCAGCTGCAGGTCCCGGCGGCCTCCCTGGGCCCTTCTCCTGGCCCAGCCCCAGTGGGTGAGGACaagccccaggtgcccccccgcGTGCCCATACCCCCAAGGCCCACTCGCCCACGGGGCGAGCTGTCTCCGGCCCCCTCGGGTGAGGAGGAGCTAGGGCGGTGGCCCggacctgcctcccctccccgggTGCCTCCCCGGGAACCCCTGTCCCCTCAAGGCTCGAGGACCCCTAGCCCACTGGTACCACCTGGAAGCTCCCCGCTGCCAGCCCGGCTCTCCAGCTCACCGGGGAAGACCATGCCCACCACCCAGAGCTTCGCCTCCGACCCCAAGTATGCCACACCCCAAGTGATCCAGGCGCCTGGCCCACGGGCGGGCCCCTGCATTCTCCCCATTGTCCGCGATGGCAAGAAGGTCAGCAGCACCCACTACTACCTGCTGCCGGAGCGCCCACCCTACCTAGAACGCTATCAACGCTTCCTGCGGGAGGCCCAGAGCCCTGAAGAGCCGGcccctctgcctgtgcctctgctgctgcccccgCCCAGCACCCCAGCCCCTGCCGCCCCCACGGCCACTGTTCGACCAATGCCCCAGGCCGccccagaccccaaggccaacttCTCCACCAACAACAGTAACCCAGGGGCCCGGCCACCAGCCCTGAGGGCCACGGCTCGGCTGCCACAGAGGGGCTGCCCTGGGGATGGGCCAGAGGCTGGACGGCCGGCAGACAAGATCCAGATG GTGGAGCAGCTCTTTGGGTTGGGTCTGCGGCCGCGGAGTGAGTGCCACAAAGTGCTGGAGATGTGCGACTGGAGCCTGGAGCAGGCCGGCTGCCGCCTTCTGGGCTCCTGCGGCCCTGCCCACCACAA GCGCTGA